The Nomia melanderi isolate GNS246 chromosome 13, iyNomMela1, whole genome shotgun sequence sequence ATATCGATTACTATGAATATAACAATACAGTTCTTCAAGGTCGACGTATACTCACGTCGTTCTCCAGCTCGTTCCGGTACGCGTCGCTCCACATCAGAAGATACACGAGATTCTTGAAGTCCCTTTCGTTGTACCAGATGTCGTCGAAGGCTAGCCAGACTTTGGCCGCGTTCCCGAAGCCTATGTTCTGAAGCAGTAAATCTTCAACTAATCTGTTCACTAATTACTGAGACTTACTCGTTAATTACCGAGAGTACCGTACCTTAATGTTCTTAATCTTCGACTCCGGCAGCTGGGGATTGAACATCGCCTCGTGCTGAGCTTTCAGCACCCCCAAAGATGGCGTCATTATCACATGGTCGGCGACGTACTCTTTGCCATCCTTCGTGGTCAGCTTCACGGGACCGTCCTCGCTCGAGTAGTCGATCTTCGTCACCTCGGCGTTCAGGATCGTCTTGTTCAGCACCGGCAGCTCCTCCTCTGGGTTCGGCAGCTTTTTCTAAACGGAACAAGCGTGTCACATTGCATTCCACGGTATTGGGTCATTGAATGGTTTAGAATACGGACCATTAGGATGTCTAGAATGGTACTGTAGCCGCGATTCTTCCAGTTAACAGCTCTGTCTCCGCCCGAGCCTTCTTCGTTGCCTTGACACGCCGCGATGTCGTCCCATGTGTCGGCAGGGTCAAGCCCAGTTACCATTATGTTGTACGTCCAGAGCAGCTCCTCTATCGTCGTCTCGTTCAGCGCCGGATATTGAGCTAATTCCTCTCTCAATCTGTCAAATGCGCATTGAATGTGTCTAACGATTCATCTAATTCTGGTATTATCCCTTTGCGGTTGAATATTGTCATAATAGAGACAAACTTTGATATCCAAATTCCAGCTGCAGATGAATTTAGCCCTTTGCGCTCAGCTCTCACATTTGacttcatacagtgaaactataaaattgatatttaacacattgcgtacactaatactttaacactatgcgacttcgctaattaccacagcattgaaaaaatataaaatttaactcgaattgattgtctatttaaaatatattacataacaatatgatatctgagtttttctatgtatagtggtataagttgacttcagtgaaaattgccaaaagtgaaaaatattgaaataaaatatctctgtatCTCAGcaggaaatgttgaaatatttctagtgaagaacttccgagtgcaaagtgttaattattcaagtaatgaGAGACTGATGTAGTCTTCTTTCTAGTATTTATAACTTCTAGTATTTATAACTGATCTATCAATAAGGTtctcaaatgtttaacaaattctcgtccgcaaggggttaaactctATGTATATACTTGGGCTCGACGCAGGAGGAAAGGGAACCGCTGCAGCCCACGAGGTCGGTGTCATTCATCTGCTCTAGGTAGTACAGGAACACGTTTGTGATGTTATTCGTGAGTTCGGGATCGATTTCGGCTCCGTTGGACGTGCAGAGTTTGAAAACAAATGGGTCCGAGTGGTCGGTGAGATTGAGCGGCGCCGCTAGGTCGTACGCGACGTTCCCTTCGTGCCCGTGGACCCATTGCGCGCCTAGATCCACCACGTAGTCGTCTAAGtgggaaaacgaagaaacgggGTCGTTATCCTATTGCACAGTTCCGGTTAACTGATCTGCTCGTCAGCTTAATGGACCAACTCCGTGAAGGATAGAGTAAAGGAAAACGATGCCACGACGTGTCTGCATTAaccgagtcgctcagaagccaatgcggttcagttgaaaaagaaattcagaaaatGTCTTCCAATGCATGActattgtacaatatattcagaAACCAATGCGGTTCAGCTGAAGAAACGAAAATTGAGACAATTGATGTTTTTCaatagataattattatataacatattcaGAAACCAATACGGTTCAGttgaagaaacgaaaattcagaaaatgtctataacatattcagaagctataaaagcAGACATTAATGCAAAATGTATAAACTAATATATTCACTATATAATCATCATTGCAACGTTGCACGCTGAACGTGACCCGTTACTTTGATCTCATCATAAATTTATCTCGACGACGAAATTCTTTCTAATTATAACGGAACCGGGAAAACCTGATCGCGCCGATCTCAACTCACCGAACTCGACCGTGTTCACTCGTCCGCCGATCCTGCCCTCGGCCTCCAGGATCAGCACGTCGTCGATGCCATTCTGGAGCAACCTTGACGCGGCTGCGATACCCGACGCACCCGCTCCGACGATCACCACTCTCGGCGATGCAGCCGGCTCCGTCTGGACCGTTGGTTTAGCCGCGATTAGGCAGAGGAGAAGCAAAATTCCCGGTGAACCATACATTGTCAGCTTTTATCGGTTATCAGAATGGACGTCCGGTTTTGAACGGCGACCCTTATATACGCCGTTGAACCGCCGGCGGCACACGGAGCTTCTGTGTTAACAGTCGGAGCAATCTATATCGGTGCACCGGATAATGGACGGATAATCTGCTAGTGCTAATTGCATAATTCCGGATAGCAGGGGTCAAGGTTAGATTATCGGCGTTGAATCTCGAAATTGTTTTCGCGTTTCTATTACATAGTCGGCTCTATAGAAATCTTGGattgttaacactggaaccaccgaatggggagatctctcCCACTTTTCGTTTAGCAACGTATCGCCTTTTactctgtttatcttttctttcgctatttattgaatatttctcaaattgatgcattgtacggagttcaatattaagtatcaaattttacagttctactgtatgaaatcaattagTGAGTGAaaggcacctctcgagtacaaagggctaAAGAAGCTTCAATAACTAAACTAAGAGACAGAGTCAATTGCTTGGTCCTATAAAAAGGCTAGGAGAAACCAAGTCGAGTAGGTAGTTCCAATGTCATGCCTGTGTCAATCTTAGAGGTCAATCTTCTACAAAAAGGACTCGAAGAAATCAAGTCGAGTAGACAGTTCCAGTGTCATGCTTGTGTCAGTCTTAGAGGTCAATCTTCGAACGAGACTGGTTCCTCGAAATTGCACCGATTGTTATAAATAGCAGCGCATGTAGCAACGAAGGGGTCAATGGTACCCAGCCGCACGGTTTCCTTGCTCGGTTCAAGGTCGCATTCTTCGATAATTAACCGGCCTCTCTTGTTTGCGCGGCGGGAGTTACGTAAGTCGAAGCAAATGTTATTTTCAAGGCGCGACGAGGAAAAAATAGCGCTGCGTTTGCTGTTAGGAAAATTCCTGCAGCGAGAGAAGCCAGTGTGATTGTGATTTTTGTGACCCGCGCACATGCCACGCGGCGGTGGGAAGCAAGAGGATCCCAGTCGGTCGAACGGTGCATGGGAACGTAcacataaatatgtatacaaaatCATGCATGATGGCGGGTGTGATCGATGGGATCGGCGATGCGACGTGAGTCAAATCGACGACCAAGAGATGATACTTTCTATTTGACTAACATCGAGTATCGGCGAGCGATCGTTTTTCCTCGTTCGGCCGagcttctttctcttttcttttggtCTGATTCCAGTTGAGTTGGCCCGCTTGAAAAGTTCCACTTGAACCGGTATCGTCGATGCGATGGCACTGCGACTGAACGTGCTCACAGTGTTCCTTCTGATCCTCCTGGCGTCAACGGTGTCCGCGAAGGGTAAGTCGCTTAAACTTTCACGCTTCTGCCCACGTGCTTTGCGTTTGTGTACTGTTGCCTCGTGTCGCTGTGTCGTTTCTGCATTGTTTTCAGAATGATTTCTCTTGTGAACAGTCCCTTTCTGCTTGTCCCGTGGCGTGTTTACGTTCTGAAGATCACTGTGTTTTTAGGgaattcaaagaaaaagaaaaagcccCAACGTACAGTAACGTTAAGCGATAACATTAACAAAAACCCGTTCCTACAGAACACACTAAGCGATAATAAAGATAGGAACTCGTCTCACCTGGGCGATGGTGCGACTGTGAATGGGAACGTATTCTTGTCACATTCTACTAAGCTGCCACCTTCTTCGCAGTCTAACAATGGTGGAAAGCCTGGTCAGGTTTCGTCTGGAAGTGATGGTGCGACTGCGAATGGGAACGTATTCTTGACACATTCTACTAAGCTGCCACCTTCTTCGCAGTCTAACAATGGTGGGAAGCCTGGTCAGGTTGCTCACAATACTAATCCTTTCTTAAAAGAAGTGCTTAGTGGAGGTACACGTGCCCCCACGCCTTTTGTAAGTAACACTGAAAGTAACAGGAATCCAGTCACTGAGAAGATATCGTACACAGATGAGACTCCTGGTGAAAAAGATAGATTTGGACACCCGAAAGCAAAGTCAGTGCGCAGTAAGTGTGCTTGTGTTGAAGAAATAACTTTTACTTAGATTACTCTTTTTTATACTAACTGGATTCATTGTTATTTCCCTTGTTTCAGTGTGCGAGGAATATGGAAGACAAAGTTCAGTCGACACGTCGGTGATATCGCCCTTAACGTCAAATCCAACTGCAATCACGTTGAACACTACAACCTGCATGCCGGTGAACCGACTTGTCGTCGGAGGTGTCACTGCTACTCCTAATGAGTTCCCTCACATGGTTGCTATGGGTAAAAAAACCGATGAAGGATTCAAAATTGCCTGTGGCGCTTCGCTGATCGCACCGGAGTGGATACTCACCGCAGCACACTGCACTCACGGAGGGTAATATTCTGATGCGCCTCGAATAGGTTATACAATGTTCATGAAAAACAGTTCCACAGATATACTGATCGGTTACCACGATTTGCGGAACACTAAAGGCGGCATTTCGACGACGATTAATGAAACGGTGCGCCATCCGGAATACAAACCTCCAAGTCTGTACAACGACATAGCTCTCATAAAGTTGAACAAGGTTATACAATTCAATAATCGTATCAAGCCTGCTTGTTTGTACGAAACGTATGAGAGAGTACCTGCGAAAGCCTGGATCAGTGGCTGGGGTAATTTAGAATTCTGTAAGTTGAACGTCATTGAACCGTTTGTGCATAAGGAATTGTTACAAGTATTTTTGGTTGATCGTTTGCAGTGGGTGAATCCAGTAATACGTTGCAAAAGGCTGAGCTGGAAATTATTGATAACATCAAATGTGCATTGAGACACACTGACTCACTGCGATTGCCCAATGGAATCACACCGGATATGATCTGCGCCGGGGCACCTTCAGAGAAATGGTCTAAAGACACTTGCCAAGGAGACTCAGGAGGACcattgcaaataattcaccCGAACAATAACTGCCTGTTCCAGTTAGTCGGCGTGACCAGCTTCGGACTCGGTTGTGCTTTTGATAACATGCCTGCAGTGTACACAAAGGTCTCGCATTATATTAATTGGATAGAGGATATCGTTTGGCCGACAGCTTGATTTCGCCGCATGAACACACGTCTCACTTTGCAAAGATATCAAAAATTCCTTTATTTCATCTATAATTGACTCGATCAATTTAAAGATTAGAAgttgaaaatacatttaacattaatattactgAATAATGTATATTAGAGGTAATGATATACGTTTCTTAGAAGTACATTCGAGAGTGCATCTTGGAGAACATTGGAAAACCTTTTTGGAATATTATATACAGCGCAATGTCGTGGTGAATTTCACTGCAGTCGTTCTTATCGAATATCATCCTCACGCGTCTATACTAAGTGATTTCTCTGCTCGTGTTTCTCATTTTTCCATGGTGTCTTAAATACGTTGTAACGGTGTTAAATAACGGTGAATCGGTTTAGATCCGCGCGTCGTGTGAAACACTAGATAACTGTGACTTGACTAGAGGCATTTAAAATCTGCAATTGAGTAACTTCTTCCTGACTGTTGCAAAAGAAACGCAGGCTCAGTCGTTGGGACTATAAAAACTCGGCTTAAGAAATCTTTGCGTCGTGAATCGTCTTCCACGTGAGTCCGTCCCCGTACGGGCCATGATTCGACGGGAAAAGTATGTACCACCAACTTCTGTAATTCAAAGCGGGACAACCACTGCATTATTTATCCGATTACTGTAATAGATTATGTAATAGAAACGTTGCTATCAGCGAAGCTGGTTTTCCATTTACCTGTCAACTATACCTAGAAATAGCTTCCAGTTTTGCTTCGGGCCAAAATCATAAGGATTTTGGTATACCTTCCCGAGCGCTTTGTATTTCTGCGATTCTGTGCTGTTTATACGCGCCTCTACGCTGGTCTCCCCCTTGGTAATAAGACCCGCGTGCCACCACATTAATGCTCCTAAAGCAGCGAAGGTCGCTACGCAAATTAACGCTGCAAAATTTATAAGTTGTCGCCTCCATTCTTTAGCTTTAGTGTCGGCAGCCTGTTTAGCTATTTCTGCTAATTCCTCTTCGCTTAAATGATCCAGCGATTCAGACTGAAATCAGTGTTACAGCTATAGTAATTCTATcatagaatttttgtttattagaaTAGATCTAAAAATTACCACAGGAATGATCTCAGAGTTATTGATCCGTACAGGATGTCCATCCAGCTCTGGATCTTGCGCAGGAAAAAATTCTTGGTATGCTATTTCGACTCCAAACaacataacaaataaaacaCCTAACACCGTGAAAGCCATGTACTGGAAAAAGTATCGGTGATTGTAATGACCAACACAGTTATTCAACCATGCTGTTTACCGAGTtaagaaatgtatttaaatgtaaGAGGGTAtagggttaataattaatctGAAAGGATACGACAATGATGATCCATTTTGAGAATGCACCTATTGCATGCAGAGCAATGATGAGTTCTAGGTGGTTTtggtttaatacattttttacaaatgCTCACAGCCTCTGGAATAAGGCCACTTCGCGGTGGGTAACCAGCTGGAACGTTCACACCCATGTAATAATGAAAACATACATTTACTAACAGCCAATTTCCGATCAACAGAAGGATTACTGTCATTGTTGGACTCTTCTCCCACCAATATGGTAGACCAATGTAATATGCAACGTATACGATATTTGCAGTTAAAAGGCTTACCAATATTACAAATACCTGTGAACTGTAAAGCTTAGTAAATATATTGTGGCcaatgtaacaattttttacCTTCTACAATTATATATGTCATAACGAGTAATTCGTACAAACTACatagaaaatataatcaatGTAATTACCGGTCCTAAACAGGCGACGAACATCTCTACAAACCAAAATATGGGATCCAAAAGAATATCACAAACATAACtccaatttaaaaaatcattgtagaacaaagattttattgtaatttgaaaatgCCACCATTTCTGTTTTAAGTGATgcctgaaaataaaaaattcaaatcaaataGTCCATCAAACAAGATAAAACATTAGATATCCTTATCCTTGATGACTTACTTAAGAATATTTGGAGTGTTTGTCAACGACCACTTTATTTTAACCATTTTCCTTAACATTTGgatatttctattgtattattattacgcTTACATAATAtcaataagttaattaattgttacaaGATCTACTGTTGGACATCCTATTACATTTTACGTCCAGAAATTTTGTATAATCATTCGTGTAATCATGGGCGTTCCTTTTTCTGCAGAACATCAGACTAAAGTATTTTTTTACGCTTATCAGGACACtgataatgattattttaatcaaaCATTGAATCAAACAAACAGGTCCTACATATTACAAACACTTACGACATGAGTCATAGCAAAGTATCCGACAAAACGAACACTTTAAAACACTCACATCCCAGAAGTCAACTGCGTTACCGACATAGGAAATCAAAGTTGAATATGCCGCCCTCTACATGGTATTAGTAATCATAATGTCAATAATTATTCAGAATGTAGAcgattattattgtaaataaatatcagtTCACTTCAttcagtttataaatatttcactttcccctccacataaatataatatttattatataaaacactaatGAGTgcataagtattttatttacttatctgAAAAATTAACGTAAACTAactctgaaatattaaaaacattaattaaactatagaaaagtgtACGTAAAAAATGCTGAAATCATGCTCATGATTCAAATGATCATCAAAGTATAGGGTTTAACTGTTTTCCTTATTCCCGcaatgagtaagacaaggacagagaatAATGGCGAGAACTATTTGACCAGAAGTATCAGCATTCAAGGGGTTTCTCATACCGACATATCTATTGTGTCGGTAATGTTAGTTATACCGGTAGATAAGTCGgtatgaagttaaattatttaaaaaataaatctaactactaatttaatcattataaataattttaataaattaacaaatattattttacaaaaaatatattattaaaattaaataattaaatatataaaaaataaattaaaaaattttttttgttaataacaaattttatgtttataaattttgtaaaaccctcgagagacccccacgagagacccccggATTTCAGCGagagacccctcgaacccccacgagagacccccacaACTACCTCGAGAAATagccacgagagacccccacgagagacccctcaacTACCTCGAGAAATAGCCAtgagagacccccacgagagaccccctagTTGAGACCCCCCGAGAGACCCCCTTAATTACCTCCAGAAAACCgacgagagacccccacgagagaccccctagTTGAGACCCCCCGAGAGACCCCCTTAACTACCTCCAGAAAACCGACGAGAGACCCCCTTCGAGAGACCCCCCTAGTTGAGACCCCCCGAGAGACCCCCTTAACTACCTCCAGAAAACGGACGAGAGACCCCCCTCGAGAGACCCCCCTAGTTGAGACCCCTCGAGAGACCCCCCGGTGTCTGTCGGTAATTACCGACATTGGTTACCGACGCAGACAGTGTCGATAATTACCGACTCACGCAATGTCGATATTTACCGACACACACAGTGTCGATAATT is a genomic window containing:
- the LOC116431481 gene encoding uncharacterized protein LOC116431481, with protein sequence MYGSPGILLLLCLIAAKPTVQTEPAASPRVVIVGAGASGIAAASRLLQNGIDDVLILEAEGRIGGRVNTVEFDDYVVDLGAQWVHGHEGNVAYDLAAPLNLTDHSDPFVFKLCTSNGAEIDPELTNNITNVFLYYLEQMNDTDLVGCSGSLSSCVEPKLREELAQYPALNETTIEELLWTYNIMVTGLDPADTWDDIAACQGNEEGSGGDRAVNWKNRGYSTILDILMKKLPNPEEELPVLNKTILNAEVTKIDYSSEDGPVKLTTKDGKEYVADHVIMTPSLGVLKAQHEAMFNPQLPESKIKNIKNIGFGNAAKVWLAFDDIWYNERDFKNLVYLLMWSDAYRNELENDPKKKWMPYTASVNIVEHKPRLLLLWISGKGGALMDDLTDEEVLEHSKELLHSFFSKDYNVTDPVAMIRSKWHQNKHFRGTYSYPSVDTAKTQTSARQLGEPVLKMGKPVILFAGEATNPGNYATVHGAIGAGWREADRLISLYSKNK
- the LOC116431482 gene encoding serine protease snk isoform X2, whose product is MALRLNVLTVFLLILLASTVSAKDETPGEKDRFGHPKAKSVRMCEEYGRQSSVDTSVISPLTSNPTAITLNTTTCMPVNRLVVGGVTATPNEFPHMVAMGKKTDEGFKIACGASLIAPEWILTAAHCTHGGSTDILIGYHDLRNTKGGISTTINETVRHPEYKPPSLYNDIALIKLNKVIQFNNRIKPACLYETYERVPAKAWISGWGNLEFLGESSNTLQKAELEIIDNIKCALRHTDSLRLPNGITPDMICAGAPSEKWSKDTCQGDSGGPLQIIHPNNNCLFQLVGVTSFGLGCAFDNMPAVYTKVSHYINWIEDIVWPTA
- the LOC116431482 gene encoding clotting factor G beta subunit isoform X1; the protein is MALRLNVLTVFLLILLASTVSAKGNSKKKKKPQRTVTLSDNINKNPFLQNTLSDNKDRNSSHLGDGATVNGNVFLSHSTKLPPSSQSNNGGKPGQVSSGSDGATANGNVFLTHSTKLPPSSQSNNGGKPGQVAHNTNPFLKEVLSGGTRAPTPFVSNTESNRNPVTEKISYTDETPGEKDRFGHPKAKSVRMCEEYGRQSSVDTSVISPLTSNPTAITLNTTTCMPVNRLVVGGVTATPNEFPHMVAMGKKTDEGFKIACGASLIAPEWILTAAHCTHGGSTDILIGYHDLRNTKGGISTTINETVRHPEYKPPSLYNDIALIKLNKVIQFNNRIKPACLYETYERVPAKAWISGWGNLEFLGESSNTLQKAELEIIDNIKCALRHTDSLRLPNGITPDMICAGAPSEKWSKDTCQGDSGGPLQIIHPNNNCLFQLVGVTSFGLGCAFDNMPAVYTKVSHYINWIEDIVWPTA
- the LOC116431486 gene encoding palmitoyltransferase ZDHHC16A encodes the protein MLRKMVKIKWSLTNTPNILKHHLKQKWWHFQITIKSLFYNDFLNWSYVCDILLDPIFWFVEMFVACLGPVFVILVSLLTANIVYVAYYIGLPYWWEKSPTMTVILLLIGNWLLVNVCFHYYMGVNVPAGYPPRSGLIPEAVSICKKCIKPKPPRTHHCSACNRCILKMDHHCPWLNNCVGHYNHRYFFQYMAFTVLGVLFVMLFGVEIAYQEFFPAQDPELDGHPVRINNSEIIPVVIFRSILINKNSMIELL